From the genome of Cetobacterium somerae ATCC BAA-474:
TGAAATTAGTGTTTCAATTGATAGAAAAGGAAAAATATTAGAAGTAGCTATTGGAGATAGTAATAGTGTTGAACTACCTATTTTAGAAATTTCTAGTAAAAAATTAAGTGGAGTTAAAGTTATTCATACTCATCCCAATGGATATTCTAAACTTTCTATGATTGATATTTCAGCTTTACTAAAGTTAAAATTGGATGCTATATTAGCTATTGGTGTAGGTGAAACTGAAATAACAGGTGTTAATATAGGATACTGCAAAATAGAAAATCAAGAACTAGTTTATGAAGAAATTGAAAATTTATCTTTAGATAAAGTTATGTCTACAGATTATTTAGATAAAGTTTTAGAAATTGAATCTGAACTTAGAAAAAGTGATGTTATTGAAGATGATAGCGAATACGCTATAGTTGTTGGTGTAGATTCTGAAGAGAGTTTAGATGAATTAGAAGAGTTAGCTAGAGCATGTGATGTTAATGTTGCAGGAAGAATTTTTCAAAAGATAAAAAGAATTGACAATATCTTCTATATTGGTAGTGGAAAAGTTAGAGAGTTAGCTTTATTAAGACAGATTAAAAATGCTAACTTAATAATTTTTGATGAAGAGTTAAGTGGAGTTCAGATTAAAAACTTAGAAGCTGTTACGGGATGTAAAGTTATTGATAGAACAATACTTATTCTAGAAATTTTCGCTAGAAGAGCTAGAACTAGGGAAGCTAAAATACAGGTTGAATTAGCACAACTTAAGTATAGAAGTCAAAGACTTATTGGTTTAGGTAGTATTATGTCTAGAACTGGTGGAGGAATTGGAACTAAGGGACCTGGAGAAAAAAAGTTAGAGATAGATAGAAGAAGAATTAAAGATGAAATTTTTGCCCTTAGACAAGAATTAGAAAAAATAAAAAAAATTAGAGCTCTTCAAAGAACTAAAAGAGAAAGTTCTGGTATTCCTAGAGTTTCTTTAGTTGGATATACTAACGTAGGTAAATCAACACTTAGAAATCTTCTTGTGGAAATGTATCCAAGTGATAATACTGTTAAAAAAGAAGCTGTTTTTGCAGAAAATATGCTTTTTGCAACTTTAGATGCTACTACTAGAACTATGGTTCTTCCAGATAAAAGAGTTACTGCTCTAACTGATACTGTTGGATTTGTTAGAAAACTTCCTCATGATTTAATTGAAGCTTTTAAATCCACATTAGAAGAAGTTATTTTTTCTGATTTACTTGTTCATTTAGTTGATGCTTCAAGTGATACTGTTGTTCAACAGATTAAATCTGTTGAAAATGTTTTAACAGAATTAGGTGCAATTGATAAACCGACTATACTTGCTTTAAATAAATGTGATGTAGCTACTGATGAGCAAATTGAAAAATTAAAAGAATTATATAACCATATGGA
Proteins encoded in this window:
- the hflX gene encoding GTPase HflX — encoded protein: MIKGNVEGVRDSILAELDTIYSMSVEKGKLVSPEIVALITDITRVINREISVSIDRKGKILEVAIGDSNSVELPILEISSKKLSGVKVIHTHPNGYSKLSMIDISALLKLKLDAILAIGVGETEITGVNIGYCKIENQELVYEEIENLSLDKVMSTDYLDKVLEIESELRKSDVIEDDSEYAIVVGVDSEESLDELEELARACDVNVAGRIFQKIKRIDNIFYIGSGKVRELALLRQIKNANLIIFDEELSGVQIKNLEAVTGCKVIDRTILILEIFARRARTREAKIQVELAQLKYRSQRLIGLGSIMSRTGGGIGTKGPGEKKLEIDRRRIKDEIFALRQELEKIKKIRALQRTKRESSGIPRVSLVGYTNVGKSTLRNLLVEMYPSDNTVKKEAVFAENMLFATLDATTRTMVLPDKRVTALTDTVGFVRKLPHDLIEAFKSTLEEVIFSDLLVHLVDASSDTVVQQIKSVENVLTELGAIDKPTILALNKCDVATDEQIEKLKELYNHMDIVEISAKNEINIDLLMDKITTSLPRTMKRVELLIPYSDSSINAYLHRNAIIESESYEADGTLIIATVSDEVYNKCSNFIIKEI